The genomic window ACGACCATGGCCGCCTGCGCGTGGGCGCGGCGGTGGGCGTGGGCGCCGGCACCGAGGAGCGCGTGGACGCGCTGGTCAAGGCCGGCGTGGACGCCATCGTGGTGGACACCGCGCACGGCCACAGCCAGGGCGTGATCGAGCGCGTGCGCTGGGTCAAGCAGAACTACCCGCAGGTCGACGTGATCGGCGGCAACATCGCCACCGCCGGCGCGGCACGCGCGCTGGCCGAGGCCGGCGCCGACGGGGTCAAGGTCGGCATCGGGCCCGGCAGCATCTGCACCACGCGCATCGTGGCCGGCGTGGGCGTGCCGCAGATCACCGCCATCCACAACGTGGCCGAGGCGCTGGAGGGCACGGGCGTGCCTCTGATCGCCGATGGCGGTGTGCGTTTTTCGGGCGACATCGCCAAGGCGATCGCCGCCGGCGCGCACAGCGTGATGATGGGCGGCATGTTCGCCGGCACCGAGGAAGCGCCGGGCGAGATCGTGCTGTACCAGGGCCGCAGCTACAAGAGCTACCGCGGCATGGGCAGCATCGGCGCCATGCAGCAGGGCAGCGCCGACCGCTATTTCCAGGAGAGCAGCACCGGCAACCCCAACGCCGACAAGCTGGTGCCCGAGGGCATCGAGGGCCGCGTGCCCTACAAGGGCAGTGTGGTGGCCATCATCTTCCAGCAGGCCGGCGGCCTGCGCGCGGCCATGGGCTACTGCGGCTGCGCCACCGTCGACGAGCTGCGCGCCAAGGCCGAGTTCGTGCAGATCACGGCCGCGGGCATCCGCGAGTCGCACGTGCACGACGTGCAGATCACGAAAGAGGCGCCCAACTACCGGGCCGATTGATGCCGGGCGCCCGCCACCCGCGCGTGGACGCCCTGCGCGGGCTGGCGCTGGTGTCGATGACGGCGTACCACTTCGCCTTCGACCTGAACCACTTCGGGTATATCCGGCAGAACTTCTACGACGACCCGCTGTGGACGCTGCAGCGCACGGCCATCGTCAGCCTGTTCCTGTTCACGGCCGGCCTGGGCCAGGTGCTGGCGGTGCAGGCGGGGCAGGGCTGGCGGCGCTTTGGGCGGCGCTGGGGGCAGGTCGCGGCCTGCGCGGCGCTGGTGTCGCTGGGCTCGTGGTGGATGTTTCCGCGCAGCTGGATCAGCTTCGGTGTGCTGCACGGCATGGCGGTGATGCTGCTGCTGGTGCGTGCCGGTTTGCAAGGGCGCGCCCTGCGCGGCGCCTGGCCCTGGCTGCTGGGCCTGGTGCTGATTGCCGCCGCGCCGCTGCTGGGCCAGTGGGCCGCCGCCCAGGCCCCGCCCGCGCTGGCGGCGGCGCTGGACGGCCGCTGGCTGAACGGCCTGGGCGTGGTCACGCACAAGCCCGTCACCGAGGACTACGTGCCGCTGCTGCCCTGGCTGGGCGTGATGCTGCTGGGCGTGGGCGCGGCGCGGGCGCTGCCGCAAGCGTGGCTGGGCGGGCCGGTGGGGCCGGTCGGCCGCGGCCTGGCGCGGCTGGGGCGCCACAGCCTGGCGTACTACATGCTGCACCAGCCGGTGCTGATCGGCGCGCTGATGGGGTGGGGTGCACTGCGCGGTTTTTAAGCCCAATCGGGCTCTGGCCGGCAACCCATCTGCGCAAGCAGCTATCAAAACAAAAGCGGGCAGGCTGCTTGCGCAACCTGCCCGCCGTGCCTGGGTGAGGCTGAGGAGGCTTACTCGACCTTGGCCTTCTCGCGCAGCTCCTGCTGGTACTTGGCCAGCTGCTGCTGCTCCATCTGCTGCTTGAGCTGGGCCTTGACGGCGTCGAAGGGCGGGGGCTCGGGCGCCTTGGCGTCGCGCTCGTCCTCGAGCTGGATCACGTGGTAGCCGAACTGGGTCTTGACCGGCGCGTCCGTGGTCTGGCCCTTCTTCAGCTTGGCCAGCGCGGCGCCGAACTCGGGCACGTAGGTGCTGGCCGGGGCCCAGCCCAGCTCGCCGCCGTTGGCGCCCGAGCCGGTGTCCTTGGACTGCTTCTTGGCGATGTCCTCGAACTTGCCGCCTTTCTTGAGCTGGGCGATGATGTCCTTGGCGTCGCCTTC from Burkholderiaceae bacterium includes these protein-coding regions:
- the guaB gene encoding IMP dehydrogenase, producing MRLLGPALTFDDVLLVPAFSQVLPKDTALSTQFTRRIRLNLPLVSAAMDTVTEARLAIAMAQEGGIGIVHKNLTAAEQAAQVAKVKRYESGVLRDPVVITPEHTVLQVMQLSDELDISGFPVIDQGRVVGIVTGRDLRFETRYDVPVRAIMTPRERLITVPEGTSHAEAKALLNKHKLERLLIIDGQDRLKGLITVKDITKQTTFPNAARDDHGRLRVGAAVGVGAGTEERVDALVKAGVDAIVVDTAHGHSQGVIERVRWVKQNYPQVDVIGGNIATAGAARALAEAGADGVKVGIGPGSICTTRIVAGVGVPQITAIHNVAEALEGTGVPLIADGGVRFSGDIAKAIAAGAHSVMMGGMFAGTEEAPGEIVLYQGRSYKSYRGMGSIGAMQQGSADRYFQESSTGNPNADKLVPEGIEGRVPYKGSVVAIIFQQAGGLRAAMGYCGCATVDELRAKAEFVQITAAGIRESHVHDVQITKEAPNYRAD
- a CDS encoding DUF1624 domain-containing protein, which encodes MPGARHPRVDALRGLALVSMTAYHFAFDLNHFGYIRQNFYDDPLWTLQRTAIVSLFLFTAGLGQVLAVQAGQGWRRFGRRWGQVAACAALVSLGSWWMFPRSWISFGVLHGMAVMLLLVRAGLQGRALRGAWPWLLGLVLIAAAPLLGQWAAAQAPPALAAALDGRWLNGLGVVTHKPVTEDYVPLLPWLGVMLLGVGAARALPQAWLGGPVGPVGRGLARLGRHSLAYYMLHQPVLIGALMGWGALRGF